Proteins encoded together in one Myotis daubentonii chromosome 17, mMyoDau2.1, whole genome shotgun sequence window:
- the ARC gene encoding activity-regulated cytoskeleton-associated protein translates to MQSSAPLLTASLRSATSLAPPPQPASPPARQQRSIHPHRRARTSAPPHRRTAAPHPHPAGPERTPQRAPPSRPSAAATCAQMELDHRTTGGLHAYPGPRGGPVAKPNVILQIGKCRTEMLEHVRRTHRHLLAEVSKQVERELKGLHRSVGKLESNLDGYVPTSDSQRWRKSIKACLCRCQETIAHLERWVKREMHVWREVFYRLERWADRLEAMGAKYPVGSEPARHTVSVGVGGPESCSQEADGYDYSVSPYAITSPPAAGELPGQELEDAQQYPPWGPGEDGQPHPGVDTQIFEDPHEFLSHLEEYLRQVGGTEEYWLSQIQNHMNGPAKKWWEYKQGSVKNWVEFKKEFLQYSEGTLSREAMQRELDLPQKQGEPLDQFLWRKRDLYQTLYVDADEEEVIQYVVGTLQPKLKRFLCHPLPKTLEQLIQRGLEVQGGLAQAEPAGPPRPAPEEAEAAAEAEAEEALTPALTNESVASDGTQPE, encoded by the coding sequence ATGCAGAGCTCGGCGCCGCTCCTCACTGCTTCCCTGCGCAGCGCGACGAGCCTCGCTCCGccgccccagccagccagcccgccAGCCCGCCAGCAGCGGTCCATCCATCCGCACCGGCGCGCCCGCACCTCCGCACCGCCGCACCGCCGCACCGCCGCACCGCACCCGCACCCCGCCGGCCCCGAGCGGACCCCGCAGCGCGCCCCTCCCTCCCGTCCGAGTGCCGCGGCCACCTGCGCGCAGATGGAGCTGGACCACAGGACGACCGGAGGCCTCCACGCCTACCCCGGGCCGCGGGGCGGGCCGGTGGCCAAGCCCAACGTGATCCTGCAGATCGGTAAGTGCCGGACCGAGATGCTGGAGCACGTGCGCAGGACCCACCGGCACCTGCTGGCCGAGGTCTCCAAGCAGGTGGAGCGCGAGCTCAAGGGGCTGCACCGGTCGGTGGGCAAGCTGGAGAGCAACCTGGACGGCTACGTGCCCACGAGCGACTCGCAGCGCTGGCGGAAGTCCATCAAGGCCTGCCTGTGCCGCTGCCAGGAGACCATCGCGCACCTGGAGCGCTGGGTCAAGCGCGAGATGCACGTGTGGCGCGAGGTCTTCTACCGGCTGGAGCGCTGGGCCGACCGCCTGGAGGCCATGGGAGCCAAGTACCCGGTGGGCAGCGAGCCGGCGCGCCACACCGTCTCCGTGGGCGTCGGGGGCCCCGAGAGCTGCAGCCAGGAGGCCGACGGCTACGACTACAGCGTCAGCCCCTACGCCATCACCTCGCCGCCGGCGGCGGGCGAGCTGCCCGGCCAGGAGCTGGAGGACGCCCAGCAGTACCCGCCCTGGGGGCCCGGCGAGGACGGGCAGCCCCACCCGGGCGTGGACACGCAGATCTTCGAGGACCCGCACGAGTTCCTCAGCCACCTGGAGGAGTACCTGCGGCAGGTGGGCGGCACCGAGGAGTACTGGCTGTCCCAGATCCAGAACCACATGAACGGGCCCGCCAAGAAGTGGTGGGAGTACAAGCAGGGCTCGGTCAAGAACTGGGTGGAGTTCAAGAAGGAGTTCCTGCAGTACAGCGAGGGCACGCTGTCCCGCGAGGCGATGCAGCGGGAGCTGGACCTGCCGCAGAAGCAGGGCGAGCCGCTCGACCAGTTCCTCTGGCGCAAGCGCGACCTGTACCAGACGCTGTACGTGGACGCGGACGAGGAGGAGGTCATCCAGTACGTGGTGGGCACCCTGCAGCCCAAGCTCAAGCGCTTCCTGTGCCACCCGCTGCCCAAGACCCTGGAGCAGCTCATCCAGCGGGGCCTGGAGGTGCAGGGCGGCCTGGCACAGGCCGAGCCCGCCggccccccgcgccccgccccggaGGAGGCCGAGGCCGCGGCCGAGGCTGAGGCCGAGGAAGCCCTCACGCCGGCCCTCACCAACGAGTCCGTGGCCAGCGATGGGACCCAGCCCGAATAG